One window of Deltaproteobacteria bacterium genomic DNA carries:
- the fabZ gene encoding 3-hydroxyacyl-ACP dehydratase FabZ — MQLPMGMKEIWEVLPHRPPFLLVDRIVELEPNKRVVGIKSVTINEPFFAGHFPGNPIMPGVLIIEAMAQVGGVLGAVSMGEEMYGHEMFFMGMDRVRFRKVVIPGDQLLFELTMLRGGPKHRAWKLGGKAFVSQELVAEAELTALIGGSK; from the coding sequence ATGCAGTTACCGATGGGCATGAAGGAAATCTGGGAGGTGCTGCCCCATCGCCCCCCTTTTTTGTTGGTGGACAGAATCGTGGAATTGGAACCGAACAAGCGCGTGGTGGGAATTAAGAGCGTTACCATCAACGAGCCGTTTTTTGCGGGTCATTTTCCCGGCAACCCGATCATGCCCGGGGTACTGATCATCGAGGCCATGGCCCAGGTAGGCGGAGTTCTTGGGGCTGTTTCCATGGGCGAGGAGATGTACGGCCATGAAATGTTTTTTATGGGAATGGACAGGGTCCGTTTTCGAAAAGTCGTTATACCCGGCGATCAACTCCTATTTGAACTGACCATGCTCAGGGGTGGGCCCAAGCACCGGGCGTGGAAATTAGGAGGAAAGGCTTTCGTCAGCCAGGAATTGGTGGCGGAAGCCGAGCTGACGGCACTCATCGGAGGGAGTAAATAG